A segment of the Cohnella algarum genome:
GAGCGGATTGACGGGGAGCTTTTCCGACGTGCGTTGGAGCGAAGACGGCGCCGAGCTGTATTACGCGTTCGCGGAAAGCGACGGGAAAGCGACGAGCTATGCGTGGAGCGCGGAAAAGGGAGAGCAAGCGGCGCCGTAAACGGGCGCACCTTTCGGCCGCAAACTGCGTATAGTGTATCGAACGGCGAAAGCCGACAGAAGGACGAAGGTCGCGGTCGTTCGCGCGCGGTACCATGGACCGGGCCGGCGGACGTTGACATAGATGTCCTACGACAAAGGGATCGCGCCTTGACTGGGCGCGGTCTCTTTGTTGTTTTTTTGCCGAACTGCACGTATAATTTTTCAGATAAGCGACGAAGGAGGTCGTCCGATATATCGGCTCGGCCGGAATTCGCGAACGGAAAGGAGTTCGTTATGGAATCCAGTCAAGCTTTCCGCGAGCTGCGCGACGGCAAAATCCGCCCGCTATACGTTTGCTACGGCACCGAAGCGTATCGCATGAACGAATTCGCGGAGCAGTTGGCGGGCAAACTGATCGAACCGGAACACCGCGACATGGCGATCGTCCGCTTCAGCACGTCGGAGGTTTCAATCGACCAAATCGTCGACGAAGCCGAAACGCTTCCGTTTCTCGTGCCTTATAAGCTGGTGTTCGTGCGCGACAGCGTCGTGTTCGCTTCGGCGGGCAAGGAATCCGCCAAAATCGAGCACCGAACCGAACGGCTCCTGGACTATATGCGAACGCCGTCGGAAACGACGATACTCGTCTTCCTCGTCCCTCACGAAAAGCTGGACGAACGCAAAAAACTGACCAAAACCGCCAAGCAAGCCGACAACGTCGTTCGTTTCGCGCAGCTGTCGGCGGACGATTTGATGCAATGGATCGCCCGCAGGGCGGAAAGGCAAGGACGGCGCTTCGAAACGTCCGCGCTGGATGAGCTGCTGCGCCGAATCGGGACGGATATGGGATCGCTCGCCGCGGAAACGGACAAGCTGTGCCTGCATGCCGGCGATCGGGGACGGTAACCGCCGCGTCGGTCGCGGAGCTTGTGCCGGCCAGCATCGAACAAAGCGTGTTCAAGCTGACGGAGGAGATCGCTGCGCTGCGCACGGACAAGGCGCTCGCGCTTTATTACGATTTGCTCAAGCAGCGGGAAGAGCCGATCAAGCTGACGGCGCTGCTCGTCAGGCAATTCCGCAACATGCTGTTCATCAAGGAGCTGGCGAAGCAAGGCTATACGCCGCAGCAAATGGCCGGCCAGCTCGGGCTGCACCCGTATGCGGTGAAGGTGACGAGCGAGCATATCCGCGGCTTCAGCACCGAGCGGCTGACGGCGCTGCTGAGCCGGCTTGCCGAGCTCGACTACGAGATGAAGACGGGACAAGTGGAAAAAACGCTCGGCCTGGAATTGTTCCTGATGGAAGCGGGAACGCCGACAGGCTGACGGACAGGCCTGGACCCCGGCAAACGAAAAAAGCCGTTCGATGCGTCGAAACGCAAAGATCGGCTTTTTGGCGCTGCTTATGTCAGAAACAAGCTTACGCTTGTTGGGACAGAGCGTTCAACTTTTTGGCCAGGCGGGATTTTTTGCGGGCAGCCGCATTTTTATGGATGAGGCCTTTGGTTACCGCTTTGTCCAGCTTCTTCTGAGCCAATTGAAGGGCTTCTTTAGCAACGTTCACATCGGTTCCGACAACCGCTTGGTCAGCCTGTTTGACGGCCGTACGGAGGGCGGATTTTTGGGAAGCGTTACGCAGACGGCGCTTCTCGCTCGTCTTGGTCCGTTTGATGGCGGATTTGATATTCGGCATTCATTTCACCTCCCACTGCAAAACAAGAAGTATTTCTCCACACAACTTGTAACATTCTATCATGCAGGGGGGCAAAACGCAAGCAAATCCCGGGCGCGCCTTAAGCGAACGGAATTCAAACGAACGAAAGGGGCAACGCCAACGTGGGCGATCGAGATTTGGACTTAAGCGCATACGGAGTAAGAACCGATCTGGCATTGGAAGCCAGGGAAGCGGCGCAGACCGACGAGAACGGCAGCATCCCCGGCGTGACGAGCGAGACGAACAAGGAAAACGGAATTACCGTCACGCGAATGCATATTCAAAACGAGGAAGGCGCGAACCGTATCGGCAAAATGGTCGGCCATTACGTCACGTTGGAGGTGCCGGAACTGCGTCGCGGGGATTCGGATTTGCAGGATAAAGTGGCGACGGCGTTCGCCCGCGAATTCGAAACGTTTTTGCAGCGGATCGGAGTCGGAGCTTCCGCCAGCATTTTGATCGTCGGGCTCGGCAACTGGAACGTGACGCCGGATGCCCTCGGTCCGCTCGTCGTCGAAAACACGATGGTCACCCGGCAATTTTTCGAGCTGATGCCCGACCAGGTCAGTCCGGGCTATCGCGCCGTGAGCGCGGTCGCTCCGGGGGTGCTCGGCACGACAGGCATCGAGTCGAGCGATATCGTGCAAGGCATCGTGAACCAATCCAAGCCCGATGTCGTCATCGCCATCGACGCGCTGGCCGCCCGTTCGCTGGACCGGGTCAATACGACGATCCAGATCGCGGATACGGGCATCCACCCCGGCTCCGGCATCGGCAACAAGCGCAAAGGGCTCACCCGCGACATCCTCGGCGTGCCGTGCATCGCGATCGGCGTGCCGACGGTCGTCTACGCCTCCACGATCGTCAACAATACGATGGACATGGTAATCGAGCACATGAAAAAACATACCGACAATACCGCGCCGCTGTTCGGCGTCTTCGGCTCGATGGCCGAGCAGGAGCGGCTGCAGCTCGTCAAGGAGGTGCTCGATCCGGTCGGGCACAATTTGCTTGTAACGCCGAAGGAAATCGACCAGTTCATGGAGGATATCGCCAACATTATCGCGAGCGGGCTGAACGCCGCGCTTCACGAAGCGGTGGATACCGACAACGTCGCGGCTTATACGCATTAAACGAATGAGAGGCGAAAAAAACGAAACGAAAGCTAACCGTCGTTAGGTGTCGCCTGCGATCGGTTAGCTTGTTTTTTATTGTTGTTAGCATAACAAAATCAGATTATAATCAATCGCAACGGCTACATTCCTCCCGAAAAAGGGGGTGACAAAGTGAGCAGAAGGGGGTTTCGCCTGCCGTCTTTCCTGCGTTGGCCCGCTCAACGAATGGAAGGAAAGCTGCTGATCGTCTTTTTGTTTTTGATCATCCTGCCGATCGGAATCCTCAGCTACGTGTCCGCCCTCCGTTATTCCGATTCTATCGAGCGCAATACGGCAGCCTATGTCACTCAAATGACCGACAAAACCATGGGCAAGTTGGACGACTACATTGCCGACATGAGAAAGATTTCCATCATTCCTTCTTATCTGGACGCCATCCAGGCCGGTTTGAAAATGTCCAACCAATACTACGAAGGGCGCGCGCTGCCCGAAGAAAACGTTCCGAGCCTGCTGCCCGGAGACCAGCAAAGAACGATCGATATCCAGCGAAAAATCGGCAGCAGCATTTATTTTTTGAACAATATCAAGCAGGGAACGAATACGGTTTACCTGTTCGACCGGTTCGGGAACGTTTATTACGCCGTCAAAAGCTCGGGAATCCGCTCGGATTTGCGAACCGTTTACCCGAAATGGCGGGAAATGGCGGCCGAAGCGCACGGCGCTCCCGTTCTCGTCAGCACCCAGGAGGTCGGGGAGTGGGCGAGCGGCAAACGGTACGTCTTTACCGTCGTCCGGCAAATCATCGATCCTTCGACGTACGAGCCGCTCGGGATGATCGCGGTCGACGCGAACATCGGCGTCATCGAAAGCATCGTCCGGGACATGGACGACACGACATCGGGAACGACGCTCATCGTCGACGACGGCGGGAAGGTCATTTACGACAGCGGCCGCCAATATTTGGGCCAAACGTGGCCGGAGAACGATCTTTTGAGGCAAACGGCCGGGCCGGAGGGAAGCTTCCGCGCCGCTAGCGGCGGGGAGCGGGTTTTGAC
Coding sequences within it:
- the gpr gene encoding GPR endopeptidase yields the protein MGDRDLDLSAYGVRTDLALEAREAAQTDENGSIPGVTSETNKENGITVTRMHIQNEEGANRIGKMVGHYVTLEVPELRRGDSDLQDKVATAFAREFETFLQRIGVGASASILIVGLGNWNVTPDALGPLVVENTMVTRQFFELMPDQVSPGYRAVSAVAPGVLGTTGIESSDIVQGIVNQSKPDVVIAIDALAARSLDRVNTTIQIADTGIHPGSGIGNKRKGLTRDILGVPCIAIGVPTVVYASTIVNNTMDMVIEHMKKHTDNTAPLFGVFGSMAEQERLQLVKEVLDPVGHNLLVTPKEIDQFMEDIANIIASGLNAALHEAVDTDNVAAYTH
- the rpsT gene encoding 30S ribosomal protein S20 yields the protein MPNIKSAIKRTKTSEKRRLRNASQKSALRTAVKQADQAVVGTDVNVAKEALQLAQKKLDKAVTKGLIHKNAAARKKSRLAKKLNALSQQA